AATTAGAAAGAACGAGAACTCTTTATTAATTTCATTAATAAGTTTTTTATTTATCAAATTTAATTTTTACCTGATCAACTAAATCTATTTCATTACCTGCCATATTTATTTCATTTTTAAAATTAGATTGATAGTTTTTAGTTAAGTTATTGTATAAGAAATTGATGCTTATTTGATTTTCTAAAATATTGTCTAAAATGATTGGTTTAAAGTGAGAGATCTGATTTCTTAATTCACGTATACCATCAAATTCATTTCTAGGTATTAAAGGTCTGTCGCCATATTTGGTTTGTATTTTATTAATATGTTTGTAATATAAGTTTTGTGCTTCGCTCATATTAACATTTTCTTTTAAAAAGAATTCAACATCTTTAATTTCGCAATTCATTAATACTGCTCTAATGTATTCTTCAAAAAAACATATATAGCGATAAAGAATATATTTAAGTCTTAGATCATATTGAATAACAGCTGCTATTTTAGAATATTCATCAGTGTTTAAGTATTTAGCAATATATTGATGATATTCAATACCTTTAAGTTCTTTATATTTGTTATATGAATCTATTTCATTTTGATTTTTAAATTTTATTTCAATCATAGTTTCTCCGATAACATAATTATCACATATATAATTAAAATTTATTTAAAAAATAAATTTGTTAGTTTTAATAAACTTTTGTTATAAAATATATAAATATAAAAGGTGAGAAGATGAACGAAATATTAACTTTTAGAGGGTATGTTGTTAAATATGGTTTTTCAAACGATGCTGGGTGAGGAACTGGTACATTTGCAAGTGAAGATAATTTAAAACAGCATATGAGCATTAAAGGCTCAATAACTAGTATGGATAAAAAAACTTTATATGAAATAACTGGTTATTTTGAAGAACATCCACGTTATGGTAAAAGTTTCAACGTTCAAACTTATCGAAAAGCACCCATTCATTCAACTAAAGAACAAGTTAAATTTTTAGCAGGTCCAGCATTTCCTGGAGTAGGAGATAAAACAGCTGAAATCATAATAAATCATTTAGGTGATAAAGCTATTACTAAGTTAGTAAAAGATATTAATTTATTAAATGAAATACCTGGTTTAAATCCAATTTATATTCCAATTATTAAAAAAGGTATTGAAGAAAACATTAGACAAGAAGGGCAAGAAAGATTAAGATACATCTTTTTTGAAAACAATCTTAAAACTTCAATTCTTGATTGAATGGATAATCACTTTGATCAAGATAATGATATTATTGAAAATATTTTTTCAAATTCATTTTTATCATTTGCAAAAGACAAAGAAATAGCTTCATTTGATGAACTAGATAAAGTTGCTGTTCATTTTGGCTTAGAATTACATTCACCAGAAAGAATTGCATATTGAGCATGAAAGTTAGCAGATGATTTCTTATTTGCTTCTGGAGATAGTTATACAAATAAGGATTACTTATCAAGAAGTTTAATGCGTAAGTTAAAAATACAAGATACAGAACTTTTATTTGAAGGTATTTTATACGCTAAAGAAAAAGGTATTTTAAAATTAACTAAAAATCGTATCTACACAGAAGAATCATGAAGAGAAGAACAAATTATCGCAGATAACATAATTAAGCTTAATATACCCACTAAAAACGTGAATAAAGAGGGTATATCATGAGAAATAGATCAAATAGAACAAGAAATTGCTTATGAGAATAAAATTAAAGATTTTAAGTTTGATGAAAAACAAAGAGAAGCCTTAGAGTTATTTGCTAATAATAAACTTTCAATTATTACTGGAGGACCAGGGACAGGGAAAACAACTTTAATTAAAGGAATAGTTAAGTTATTTAATCGTATGAGTGGAACTGAAGATTATGCAATAGCCACTCCAACTGGAAGAGCAGCAGCAAGAATCAGAGAAACATACAAAAAATCATATGCTACAACTATTCATAAATTACTAGAAGCTAAAGAATTAAATAAATTTCAAATTACACAAAACAATCCTTTAAATCAAAAATTAGTAATTTTGGATGAATGTTCAATGATTGATAATAAGTTATTTGCAAGTTTCATTCAATCATGTGATCGTGTTAGAAAAGTTGTATTAGTAGGAGATGCTAATCAATTGCCAAGTGTAGGTTATGGAAATACTTTTGCTGATTTATTGGAATTAGATTTTTTAAAAACAATTAAATTAGATACAGTGCATAGACAAAAAAATGGAAATGGGATAGTTGATTTAGCATATAAAGTTTTAAATGAGACATTAGAAATAAGCGATTTAGAATCTATGAGCAATGTTGAAATTAATTTTGACTACAATAATCAAAATACAATGAATAAAGTAACTGAGTTGGTAGGTCAACATTGAGATGAATTAGAGAAAAAAGCTAACCACTTACAAGTGATATGTCCAATGTATGGTGGTAGTTTAGGAATTGATGAAATTAATGCGCAAATTCAAAATGAATTTAACGAGAATGTTAAAGATAAAAAGAAAGTATATGATCGAGGAGATTATCGATTCGTAGTTGATGATAAGATTATGTTCTTGAAAAATGATACTGATTTAGATTTAGCTAATGGTGATGTTGGAAAGATTATTAAAATAAACTATAACGCAATTGGTAAGTTAAAAGATGTTTTAACAGAATTTAATGATAAAGAAATATTATTACAACCTAAAAACTTTAGTGATGTAAAATTATCTTATGCAACTAGTGTGCATAAGACTCAAGGTAGTGAATATAATAATGTTTTATTAGTCATTGATAATCCCAAATATAATTCGGGTTTTATTAATAAAACATTGATATATACTGCTGTAACAAGAGCCAAAGATAAAATTGTAATTTTAGGTGATAGTGATTTATTCTTTAATGCAATTAAAATAACTCCACCAAGAAGAAATACAACTTTAATTGAAGCAATTTTAGAAAAGAGAGAAATAAATGGGTAAAAAACAAACATACTTAAAGTACTTAGCAACAACTTCAGGATTATTTTTCTTAAGTACGTTGCTTGTTAAATATTTTGATTTTAAAAAAGGTGTTTTTAATGGAAACACAACAGGTTTATTAGTAACTGAAATAATACTATTTTTAATTGGTGGCTTATTATTAGGTTTTTATTGATTTGTTAAATTCTATGATCTGAAAAAAGAAAAAGAATACGTAATGAATAAAAAAGAAAAAATTTACTTTATAAGTGCTTTAGGGCTTTATATATTAAGTTTTTTATTAACTATGATATTTATTATAGTTGCTCATAGCATGGCAGAAATAACTGTATTATTTTTTGTAATGTTAGTATTTATTTTATTAGGTTTAATAGTTGGTTCGGTATTTGAAATGATTAGTCGTTTAGGATATCAAAGTCATATGGCTAGAAAAGAATATGACGAATCACAAATCCTTAAAAAAGAACGCATCAAAAAAATGATTTCAGAAGATAATACTATTACTGAGGATGAAGCAAAAATGATAGTTAATACTAATAAGAAAAGAACAAAAGAAGCAGAACAATTATTAAAAGCAGATATTGTTAAAAAGAAAAAAGAAAAAGACACTAATCCTTTTAAAGATTAATGTCTTTTTTATTGTGATTATTTCATACTAATTGCTGTTATTGAATATTTATTTTTTACTACATCAATTTTAATAGTTATAGTTTTATTATTAATTATATATTCAAATGTATTATGATCTATTTGTTTTTCACTACTTACCTCAACTAAATTAAATTTTGCTTGCATATCTTCTTTTAATTTTGCTTGCATATCTTTAAATTCTCCAGTTTTTACATTAAGTGCATTAAACAATCCATTGCTTCCTTTTGTATCATTTAAAATTCTATTTAAATAATCAAAAAATGAACCTGATTTAATGAATACGTCTTCATCATTTTTTGAAGGTCTTATATAACCTAGTTTAGTTAGCAATTCTTTTGGATTTTCTTGAGCAACCTTAATAACACCTTGTAATTGATTAATTAAATCAGATAAATTTTTAAAATCTAACTTCAATGAATCATTATTTTCTGTTGTTGTCAAATATGTTAAACGGTTTAGTAGTGTTCTTATTGTGTAATCTCCGCTTATAGGAAATCCTAATATATTAACTTTTTTGCCTGGATTTAGTTGTTTATCCATAAAAGGATTTAAAAAACTTTCTCAAGCAACATCTCACGGATTTAATAAGACACCTTTGTTCATTAAATCAATAATTAAATTTGCTGTTTTTTCATTAATCGTTCCTACAGCTACTGCAGCTTTTAAAGCTGTTGTAATTAAAGGTTTAATTACTTTTTCACTAAGTTTACCAACAATATTGTTATTTGAACTTACTAATCCTAAACCACCAACTAGCATACTACCAATTGGTTTTTCTGGAATAGATGTTCCGTTTAAAATGGCTTTAAATACTCCACTTAGTCCAACATCATCATAAACTTTATTAGTAAAGTTTGAAATAAATCCATCTATATCTGGAATAGGTAATGAACCAGCTACTTGTTTATAGTTTTTTTGCCCTCTAAATAAAAATTGTAGTAAGTTTTGTAATTCTTTACCATTTTTATCGTTAAAAGCTTTGTCTAAATATTTAATAAAATTTTTAATATCTAATTCATTATTTACTTTTTCATATTTAGTATTTCTAATTTTTTGTAATTCATCTCATGATAATTCTTTAATTGGATCCTGTGTATTTTCAATAACTGTAAGTCTTTGTGCAGCAAAATTATTTAAATAAATAACCATAACTCTTGCAAAGTTTATTACTCCGCATAAAGCATCCCAGTTATCTACTATGTTTAAATTTATATTAGATTGTTTTGGTAGGTCTTGCATAGCAAGAACAACTCCGTTTAAAGCAGATGCTCTTCATTTATTTGCCTCATCAGATGATGAATTCTTGTATCTTTGATCTTTACCTGCAAAAATATTTAAAGCATTTCCAAAATCTACAATAGCTGAATTTAAAACTTCTTCCATTGTATAATTTTTGTATTTATCTTTTGGAGGATTTAATGCCTCGGCTAGTTTTTTAATATTAGCATCTGGTAATAAAGCAGCAGCATAATCTAAAATTCCCTGATCTGAAATTATTTGAGGCATTACATTAATACCTAAATCTACCAAATATAAAACCAATTCAATAATTTGACCATTATTTATAAATGAAATTAAAGTCGGATAAATACCTGATAAGTTCATTAATAAATTTGGATTTTTAGGAGCTTGACCTGCTACTATTTTTATTTCACTTTTATCTTTTAATTTACTATTTATAATTTGATCACCAAAATAAACTGACTGAATATCTGAAATACGTGATGTATTATCAATTCCATTTTTTCCAGAAGCTTCAGCTGACTTATCTAATTCCTTAATTCATTTATTTTTAATCATATTTTCATAAACAAAATTAAAATCATAATTTATTGTTTTGTCAGAATTTAGATAATAAGCTTTTGAAACTTGTTTTAATAAAATATTTATATCTTGTGAATCATAAACAGCAGGTTTTTTTGCTTTAGGTTGTATTTGACTACAAGCAATAAGAGAAGCTGAAGCTGAAGCTGTTAAAGTTATTGCAGCTAATAAAGAAATTAATTTTCTCATTTTTTACTCAACTCCTTTGCATAACCTAAAAGAATATCAGAAACTAATCTATGAACTTCTTTAGTTGGATGAACAAAATCAGTAAAGAAATAATTTTTCATTGCTTCATCACGATCTGAGATTGTAGTTTGATTTCTGGTTGCTGAAATTGTTATATCTAAAGTATTTTTAGCACCAAATACAATGTCACCTTTAAATTCATTAATGACTCCACTAATGTTTTGTAACAAATCAGCATTAGGATTAGTATTAAATTTAACTTTTTCATTATTTAATTTAACCTCTATTGATTGACCATTACTATATGCTTCATTAATAATCGCCTCTGAACCATCTAGTGCAACTAAATCTTTAAATTGTTTTTCAAGTTCATCAGTTTTTTTGAATAAATCATATAGTTGAATTGAATCTGGATAATAAAGTTCAACTTCATTTAAAACATTCATTATTTTTGAATAGTATTCATTACAAATATTAATTATAAAATCAGCCTTTTTTTGTGCTTCAAGATTTTCAGGTTTTTTTGCATCTTCAAAAACATGACGATATCTAGGAGGAAAATCCATTCTTGGAGGAGTCATAAAAATAATGTTTTTAATTCCGTTGTTTAAAAGATTAAACAATGCTGTTCTAACTCTATCAACGCTATCTTTCATGAATTCTGTTTGTTTTGCTTCATTTCCATAAAATCCAATTAATGAAAATAAATCATTTCCTCCAATTTCAAAGAATACTAAATCATTATTATTAATTTTGTGTTGAGATATTAATGCTTCTGTTTGTCTATCAATTGTAGCATCATTTAATAATATTCCTGTAGGTAAATCAAGTTTAGCTGCAGTAGCTCCTCCAACTGAATAATTTTTACCATAATTACTTTCTTCCTTTTTAGATAAAAAGTTACTTGGTTTCATTTCACCAAAACCTAGTTTTTCTGAAAGAATAGTTCCAGCTGTCATACCATTACTAAATGCAGAATAGTGAGTATTATTTTTTTCATACCCATAGGCACCAGATAAACTCACATTAAGATCAACTAATGAATTTGCAAACTTAGTTTTAATTAAATTTGATATTCCATCTGTATCACTTAAACTATCACCAACAATATAAAAATTAGTAAATCCATATTTACCTGGTTGACTATCATCAATAGCTTTTGATTTATCAATGCCTTTTCCAATTAATAATGGATTATTACGCATTGATTCTTCAGTTTCACCACAACTAACTACACTAGTTACAACAGGTGTAATTAGTGCAGTAGCTGCCAAAATCGCTAATAATTTTTTCATACTATTCACCTGCGCCTTCTTGAGCTTCAGTCTTTTCTCATTTTTTATATTTTCATATTCCTATACCTAAACCTGTAGGAGTTATTATAATAGCTGACAACATAATAATAAAAGTTGCCTGTGCCATTGTTAATCCTCTTGTAAAGTTAGGATGATATAAATCATCAATAGTTACATAGTCCGCAACATCATCCGCTTTAAGATTTTTGTTTACAAAAGGATTTTGTAAAGTCTGAATACTAATTGCGTATTTAATTGAATCAATTTGTTCATTTAAAAATCATACTTTATTATTTACCAATTTTGTTCCTGGTGATTGTTTAACTTTCATTCCTGTTAAACCAGGTCCAGTACTCTGTATTAATTCTTCGTAGTCATCTTGATCTCAAACAGATTGTTGCTTAATTGCATTTTGCTTTAAATCACTTGAAAACATTTCTTTAATTCCATTTTTATGGAAAATTCATTGTGTCCCAGTATTAACATAACCATATGATTGGAATTCTTTTGCAATTGCTTGGTCAAATTTAATCATGTCCATAGCTATGTCATAAAAATCAATTTCTTGTTTTTGATCAATAACAGGTTGTCATTTATTAGTAAATCATTGATTTGTAAAATCAGTATATAAGGGTGTAAATTTTTCTTTTTCTGCTATGTTATAAGAATCAATTGTTGATATTGCGTCAGCTAAATATGAGCTTTTAATTACATTATCCATGATTGGTTCGTATAATGGACTTTTAGGATCTAAAACATATTTATCTTTAGGCATTATGACCTGTAATTGTTTTTTAACTGAATTAATAAATCTAATTGATTCAATTCCCACTCCAGGTACTGTTGAAGCAACTGCTGCAACTCCATATAAAGAAGACAACGCAATAAGTGTTATTCCTTGTTTTTTAAGTCCAAACTTCATAAAATTTCTCCTAATCCTGATTAGTTACTTCATTTTTTATATTAATTATTATTATACATTAAATAATTATGTTTTCAAAACTTTGCT
This is a stretch of genomic DNA from Mesoplasma coleopterae. It encodes these proteins:
- the recD2 gene encoding SF1B family DNA helicase RecD2, with protein sequence MNEILTFRGYVVKYGFSNDAGWGTGTFASEDNLKQHMSIKGSITSMDKKTLYEITGYFEEHPRYGKSFNVQTYRKAPIHSTKEQVKFLAGPAFPGVGDKTAEIIINHLGDKAITKLVKDINLLNEIPGLNPIYIPIIKKGIEENIRQEGQERLRYIFFENNLKTSILDWMDNHFDQDNDIIENIFSNSFLSFAKDKEIASFDELDKVAVHFGLELHSPERIAYWAWKLADDFLFASGDSYTNKDYLSRSLMRKLKIQDTELLFEGILYAKEKGILKLTKNRIYTEESWREEQIIADNIIKLNIPTKNVNKEGISWEIDQIEQEIAYENKIKDFKFDEKQREALELFANNKLSIITGGPGTGKTTLIKGIVKLFNRMSGTEDYAIATPTGRAAARIRETYKKSYATTIHKLLEAKELNKFQITQNNPLNQKLVILDECSMIDNKLFASFIQSCDRVRKVVLVGDANQLPSVGYGNTFADLLELDFLKTIKLDTVHRQKNGNGIVDLAYKVLNETLEISDLESMSNVEINFDYNNQNTMNKVTELVGQHWDELEKKANHLQVICPMYGGSLGIDEINAQIQNEFNENVKDKKKVYDRGDYRFVVDDKIMFLKNDTDLDLANGDVGKIIKINYNAIGKLKDVLTEFNDKEILLQPKNFSDVKLSYATSVHKTQGSEYNNVLLVIDNPKYNSGFINKTLIYTAVTRAKDKIVILGDSDLFFNAIKITPPRRNTTLIEAILEKREING
- a CDS encoding lipoprotein; the encoded protein is MRKLISLLAAITLTASASASLIACSQIQPKAKKPAVYDSQDINILLKQVSKAYYLNSDKTINYDFNFVYENMIKNKWIKELDKSAEASGKNGIDNTSRISDIQSVYFGDQIINSKLKDKSEIKIVAGQAPKNPNLLMNLSGIYPTLISFINNGQIIELVLYLVDLGINVMPQIISDQGILDYAAALLPDANIKKLAEALNPPKDKYKNYTMEEVLNSAIVDFGNALNIFAGKDQRYKNSSSDEANKWRASALNGVVLAMQDLPKQSNINLNIVDNWDALCGVINFARVMVIYLNNFAAQRLTVIENTQDPIKELSWDELQKIRNTKYEKVNNELDIKNFIKYLDKAFNDKNGKELQNLLQFLFRGQKNYKQVAGSLPIPDIDGFISNFTNKVYDDVGLSGVFKAILNGTSIPEKPIGSMLVGGLGLVSSNNNIVGKLSEKVIKPLITTALKAAVAVGTINEKTANLIIDLMNKGVLLNPWDVAWESFLNPFMDKQLNPGKKVNILGFPISGDYTIRTLLNRLTYLTTTENNDSLKLDFKNLSDLINQLQGVIKVAQENPKELLTKLGYIRPSKNDEDVFIKSGSFFDYLNRILNDTKGSNGLFNALNVKTGEFKDMQAKLKEDMQAKFNLVEVSSEKQIDHNTFEYIINNKTITIKIDVVKNKYSITAISMK
- a CDS encoding SGNH/GDSL hydrolase family protein, with product MKKLLAILAATALITPVVTSVVSCGETEESMRNNPLLIGKGIDKSKAIDDSQPGKYGFTNFYIVGDSLSDTDGISNLIKTKFANSLVDLNVSLSGAYGYEKNNTHYSAFSNGMTAGTILSEKLGFGEMKPSNFLSKKEESNYGKNYSVGGATAAKLDLPTGILLNDATIDRQTEALISQHKINNNDLVFFEIGGNDLFSLIGFYGNEAKQTEFMKDSVDRVRTALFNLLNNGIKNIIFMTPPRMDFPPRYRHVFEDAKKPENLEAQKKADFIINICNEYYSKIMNVLNEVELYYPDSIQLYDLFKKTDELEKQFKDLVALDGSEAIINEAYSNGQSIEVKLNNEKVKFNTNPNADLLQNISGVINEFKGDIVFGAKNTLDITISATRNQTTISDRDEAMKNYFFTDFVHPTKEVHRLVSDILLGYAKELSKKWEN